A single window of Leishmania infantum JPCM5 genome chromosome 35 DNA harbors:
- a CDS encoding putative ATP-dependent RNA helicase: MEYINDKKISDTEYQRDGAVEGGDVNTFRDDRPEYSRGGRGRRGGAHRSDNWRSDPSGGGGGNRDDNEEYRGGRGGYRGGRGGRGGGRGRGSYNAWTNRETRDEDNASPAAADAAGDRACASNASTAPAPASAPAPAPAPAPAAAPTPASAPVSAPEKAPASLPVETGGFAPPAHERREAVSEPWSREDDRGYGRGGRGGYRSGGRNYDGGFGGRGGRGGRRYYDAEEEGGGGYRRRDYDDGEGEEGGYSRNYDSGYGGGGYRRGGYGGRGGRGGRRYYDDEDDYGEGGDRGGGTGNEDDDYEDGGYDAYRRGGSRWRRGGYGRDYDYDRPRGRGERGGRRDFRSFRNEDDVMEESGGAQGNAWASSPAPTEARTAPQESAPAPATTAGAVALRSAVPDPAKAGEDVTSPAPQQTQSGIRRVTRASHLRRNCHDEAKVMELFEHRHRQTGISLENYDSIPVEMVPRDVKPVEDFADLLVEPALAANIERCGYKKPTPVQRYGIPVALSGSDLMACAQTGSGKTAAFLIPVVQYMLVHGVSPARQRKSYPIALVLAPTRELAVQIFDEVRKLTFNTDIFYDVVYGGTRYPQRFEQDILVACPGRLRDMFNEEYLSFSAIKFLILDEADRMLEMGFEEQIEELVASRYTDMPTVDERQTFMFSATFPQRILNLAKRYLRRKYYLLTVGRVGSTTKNITQTIEHVPDNEKMDRLLQIIYGHEMSDMVLIFVETKKMAEDVNRRLHREGISSTTIHGDRRQQDREAALEDFKQKVTPILVATDVASRGLDIPDVAHVVQFDLPQEMDDYTHRIGRTGRAGNKGIATAFYNRNNRRLALDLHKYFSEHGQEIPKWFQQEAELVEGEALLSRDMGGGGRRRGGGGGGGGGGHRSGGPGGRGGGGGSWGDSRPSAPSGGGRRGGGVDDGGF, translated from the coding sequence ATGGAATATATCAACGATAAGAAAATTTCCGACACTGAGTATCAACGAGATGGCGCCGTGGAAGGTGGTGATGTAAACACCTTCCGTGACGACCGACCCGAATACTCACGTGGTGGGCGCGGCCGCAGGGGCGGGGCTCACCGATCGGACAACTGGCGCTCTGACCCgtccggcggcggcggcggaaacCGCGACGACAATGAGGAGTACCGTGGCGGACGCGGTGGCTACCGCGGTGGTcgcggcggtcgcggcggtggtcgcGGTCGTGGCTCCTACAATGCCTGGACAAACCGTGAAACCCGCGACGAGGACAACGCCAgcccggcagcggcggatgCCGCTGGTGACCGCGCCTGTGCCAGCAATGCTTCCACGGCTCCCGCTCCCGCCAgcgctcctgcgcctgctcctgcgcctgctcctgctgctgcgccgaccCCGGCGAGTGCTCCTGTGAGCGCCCCGGAGAAGGCGCCGGCCAGCCTTCCTGTCGAGACTGGTGGTTTCGCCCCTCCTGCGCACGAGAGACGTGAGGCGGTGTCTGAGCCCTGGAGTCGCGAGGATGACCGTGGCTacggccgcggcggacgTGGTGGTTACCGCTCTGGCGGCCGCAACTACGACGGTGGCTtcggcggccgtggtggtCGCGGTGGGCGGCGCTACTACGatgctgaggaggagggcggtggcggctaccgccgccgcgactatgatgacggcgagggcgaggagggcggctaCTCTCGCAACTACGACAGCGGCtatggcggtggcggctacCGGCGTGGCGGTTacggcggccgtggtggtcgcggtggccggcgctactacgacgacgaggacgactacggcgagggcggcgaccgtggcggcggcacgggcaacgaggacgacgactaCGAGGACGGCGGCTACGATGCCTACCGCCGCGGTGGCTCTCGCTGGCGTCGTGGGGGCTATGGCCGGGACTACGACTATGACCGCCCGCGCGGACGTGGTGAGCGTGGTGGTCGCCGTGACTTCCGCTCCTTCCGCAACGAGGACGACGTCATGGAGGAGTCCGGCGGCGCTCAGGGCAACGCATGGGCCTCTTCGCCTGCGCCGACGGAGgcgcggacggcgccgcaggaaTCTGCCCCGGCTCCGGCGACTACCGCTGGCGCGGTTGCGCTGCGCTCAGCCGTCCCTGATCCTGCGAAGGCTGGAGAAGACGTGACCTCGCCAGCTCCCCAGCAGACACAGTCGGGCATTCGTCGCGTCACACGTGCCTCGCACCTGCGCCGTAATTGCCACGACGAGGCCAAGGTGATGGAGCTCTTtgagcaccgccaccgccagacGGGCATTTCGCTGGAGAACTACGACAGCATTCCGGTCGAGATGGTGCCGCGCGATGTAAAGCCTGTGGAGGACTTCGCCGATCTGCTTGTCGAGCCGGCGCTGGCCGCTAACATCGAGCGCTGCGGCTACAAAAAGCCGACGCCTGTGCAGCGGTACGGTATCCCGGTTGCGCTGTCCGGTAGCGATCTGATGGCGTGTGCGCAGACGGGTTCTGGTAAGACGGCTGCCTTCCTGATCCCCGTTGTGCAGTACATGCTGGTCCACGGTGTGTCgccggcgcgccagcgcaagAGCTACCCCATtgcgctggtgctggcgccgacgcgcgaGCTGGCCGTGCAGATCTTTGACGAGGTTCGAAAGCTCACCTTCAACACGGATATCTTCTACGACGTCGTGTACGGTGGAACCCGCTACCCGCAGCGCTTCGAGCAGGATATCCTGGTCGCCTGCCCTGGTCGTCTGCGCGATATGTTCAACGAGGAGtacctctctttctccgctATCAAGTTTCTCATTCTGGATGAGGCGGACCGTATGCTGGAGATGGGATTCGAGGAGCAGATCGAGGAGCTCGTCGCGTCGCGCTACACCGATATGCCGACCGTCGATGAGCGTCAGACCTTCATGTTCAGTGCCACCTTCCCGCAGCGCATTCTCAACCTCGCCAAGCGCTACCTGCGCCGCAAGTACTACTTGCTTACCGTCGGTCGTGTCGGGTCGACGACAAAGAACATCACCCAGACGATCGAGCACGTGCCGGACAACGAGAAGATGGACCGCCTGCTGCAAATCATCTACGGCCACGAGATGAGCGATATGGTGCTGATCTTTGTGGAGACGAAGAAGATGGCTGAGGACGTAAaccgccgcctgcaccgcgagggcatcagcagcaccacgatCCACGGCGACCGTCGTCAGCAGGATCGCGAAGCGGCCCTTGAGGACTTTAAACAGAAGGTGACGCCCATCCTGGTCGCGACGGATGTGGCCTCTCGTGGTTTGGACATCCCCGATGTGGCGCACGTTGTGCAGTTTGATCTGCCGCAGGAGATGGACGACTACACGCATCGCATCGGCCGTACCGGCCGCGCCGGTAACAAGGGTATCGCAACTGCTTTTTACAACCGGAACAACCGCCGCCTTGCGCTGGACCTGCACAAGTACTTTTCGGAGCATGGCCAGGAGATTCCCAAGTGGTTTCAGCAAGAGGCGGAGCTCGTGGagggcgaggcgctgctgtctcGCGACATGGGAGGCggtggtcgtcgtcgtggtggcggtggtggtggtggcggcggtggccaccgTTCCGGCGGTCCGGGCGGccggggcggtggcggtggctcATGGGGTGACAGCCGTCCTTCTGCTCCGTCTGGCGGTGGTCGCCGGGGCGGCGGTGTGGACGACGGTGGCTTCTAA